aggggtttaaaaactccagcagcactgctgtgtctgatccactcagaccagcacaacacacactaacacaccaccaccacgtcagtgttactgcagtgctgagaatgatccaccgcccaaatagtacctgctctgggagggtccatgggggtcctgaccactgaagaatagggtaacagagtatcagagaaacagatggactacagtctgtaactgtagaactacaaagtgcagctatacagtaagtgcagctgataaaacggacaatgagcgataaataaataaataaacaaataaacaatacataaaataaactaacATGATGTAAACTCTATTAAAGTTTGAAAATGTACCCTTTACCCCCCCCCGACTGTATACGGAAACTGAGAAGCAaaaacccattttgaattcaatgTTTAAATtcgttttttgtgatgtcacaaaaaccaacatgcttacatattcagcctacagcagtttagccccgcccattcacactgaagatatttcagcctggactgattCTTGATTTAATACAATGTAGGtcagctaatcagaacagagctcatttacatataggaGTCTTAAAGGTCCAGTGCCAAAAATAGTGTATAACACTAAGGGATAAGGTGAGGTTGCAAACTGggcatgtacattttttttttggtacataaaccagTGGAGACATCCTAAGCGGACCTCAGGGGGAGAATAATGTgcaaagaacaatgtttctgaATTTGTTTGATGCTCTCTGGAGTTACTACTGCTTAATTCCAGACGTTATTTCTTAGCCTTCATTGCTATTCTATGTGGAAAGCAGTGAGAGTAAGAAAGGCCCTTTTATGAGTGACGTATTGAAACTTGACTGGACTGTATATTGCTCTGTTGTTGAGTAACATTCATCAGGCATTGCCAAAATCATGCGTCAACAGCATGTTCTTCAACTCTCTATACTTTATTTGCGGGGTTTTTTTGTGGCTCTAAAGTTAATGAATATCATGGGTTTGGTCTCCTTAAAGTGTCATCACAGCACAAAGATCATGCTAAGATGCAGTGTCCCTCTGAAGGCTTTGGAACCGTTAGGGTGATTTTAATGCTGCTTTAAGGCCGAACAGAATTCAGGTTAGTAAAACGGGCCTTTTCAAACCTTAACCTTTAGAATTTTATAGCTCCAAACAATACGGAAAATGCTTTACTCTTCCTGTGGTTTGACATTGAAAGTTGTCTGTGCTTTTTCTTCCTGTTAATATTTGACTTTGTGTGGTAAACAGGGGCAAACGGAGGTGTGGCTTTCATGCTGATGAGGACGTAATGTGCTGCACATGTGTAATAGAATAGAAATGTATAGGTGCACGTGGTATTTTGCAGAATTCTTCAGAATGTTTTCACTTTTATGTCGAAAGTAGTTGATCAGCCAGACATATTTagtgaagtttgcttcttcattTTTTGCACTGGCGCCATGAGGCAAAAAAAAGCTAACAAGCATTAGAAATCGCACTGACCTCTCCAACTATCCTATTTCCAACACTGCTTTGTtaagattttggaaaaaaaactgttcttttCAAAAGTATAACAAGAATTTTTTTGTTATGGCCTTCAGAAGCATCACAACACAATAATCAGTGCCGGTTAGAGCGGTCAATGATTTACTGGTTACCTCAGATTGCGTAAAAATCTCTCTTCTGGTGGAAGAGCTGGTTCTGCTGGATTTGGGTGAGGCTTTTGACACAACGGCCCCTGACATTTTATTGGACAGCCTTAAATAAACATTGGTCAAGACAAAAAAGTTGCCTAGTTTAGATCTTACTTGTCAGAGTACTGCTGATTTGTCGATGTAAATAGGGAGCCCTGAATATAGAACGGTGCAAcatggtgtcccacaaggctctgttttagggcctgTACTGTTCTTTCTTTAGGTCACATAATCCTTTAAAAGTGTTGCCTTTCACTTTTATGCGGATTATATTAGCCGTAACTTCTTGCCAAATCCTGATGAAACCGAAGTGTTGCAGGTCCTAAGTCCGCTCAGAATAAGGTTGCAGATCTTGATCTTTGACCTTAATGGTTTCTTAGCTGAAGACCTCAGTGTTACGCTGGATAACCACTAGATCAGACTACTGTCACGTGACTCGTTGCTTGTCTTCTTGTCTCTCTCTAAAACGGCTCCAACTAGTTCAGCAGCCCATGTGCCAACCATGAAAAGAAAGTTTCCAATGACTCTGGTCTTATTCATTTTGGCCAACTCCAGGATATCTTACTGTCTGATGAAGCATTTTAGCTCATTCAGATCACTTTGTTTATAGGATCTCTTTGAGCTCAGTTACTGGAAGACTCTGGAATAGCATTCCAAAGAATATCAGGAAAGCAAGCTCAACAGGGGTTCTTAAATCCATATCAAAACCAGAATAGTACACTAAAGATTAGGCAATCCtgctcaaatgatgttttgttggttttctaagtcaAAGTGAACACGTCcgctacagagaacatacttctaCATACTTCTATGCACAATTACCGTTTCTTTGCTGAAAAAGGTATTGACCAAATCATCTTTTTCCAATGTTACTCAGAAAATACAAATTGTGCAATTTGCTGAAAAAACgtcatatttaaatttgttcctGGTAGAAaatgtgttcttgttttatCTTAGAAACTCAACAACACTGGGGATGTTTAAACTTTGGCACAGAGACTGTATTTGGCTTTTTGGTATTTTAGgctaccatccatccatccatccattttccaagccgcttctccgtcagggtcgcggggggacactggagcctatcccagcagtcttcgggcggaaggcaggatacaccctggacaggtcgccagtccatcgcagggcagacagacagacacagacagtcactcacacctaggggcaatttagcatgtccaattggcctgactgcatttAGGCTACCATATGCCTATAAATACTGTggtgtattttctgttttatcatgcagttattttcatttagagtTTAGTGTTTTAAATTGCCAACGTTTTGCTCATTATTACAATCAGACACATTTTGGCAGCTCCTTCCTAACTTCTAGCCCTGTACCCCCTCATATAATCTCAAGAGCTATGTCTAAAGTAAGAAGGCACTTCAATGCATTAGTTCCCTTTTCCTGTGTGATGCTTTATTTGTATCGCTGCTAACAAGCGAAACCAGTGAACAATGAAACCAAGTCACAGAGCGATGGCGCACTCTAGTGATAAAACAGGAACATGGTGAACGCTCTCCTCTTCAGTGGATGCTGGAAACTGTCACGTACATGTTTAATCTAGACGTTTCTCATTATTATATGCTTAGTATCTTAAAAATACAGGAAATATTCAAAACAATCTCCTTTTCTTATTGCATTCCCAGAactattgtttgttttaattgcCATTGAGAAATCCTAAACTTAACAGAAGTTAAGCCCATGAGAATAAATCtcatcttaaataaacataaataattttCCATGACAAGACGTTTAAGATGTCCAATGAGTCCTGTAATTttctgaaggaggaggaggaggaggaggaggaggaggaggaggaggagtgatGTACTTTGGAGTGATCCTAACAGTAACCACACCAAGTCAGAAATAAGGCCACAGATCCTGATATCTGTCTGGATAATactctgttctgttcatttgtaaTGTATTCTCCTACACTTTGACCTAATAGAGAGCTTAATTGGGGGTAAAAAGGCTAGTATTTCTGGATGAGAATTGAAGaggctcctcctcctccattaCAGATGCCTGCCAGGCCGTACTGACCAGACTTCAGGTTGTGCACCATGTGCCCGACGATCCTCGCCCCAGACATTctgtaaaataaaggaaaaaaattcagaagatTTAACTAATATTATGGTTGTGCATTGAAAAGCAACTACactgttctttgttttataATGTTTGTTCTCTTTGCTGATTTCTTTcccccataagaatgaatggagtGCAAAAGTATTGGCACCTTTCGTGTCATGATGATACAAATACgccaacacacacaaatgcatgtgcacacacacacttaaggTGGCAGTGCATTTAAGACGGTGGGAATCATTTAAGCTGCACAACCATTTTCAGCCATCATCATCCTGATTCTCTAATATTTTCCAACAGAACCGCTGTTGGCATGGGGCCTTCACGGGCTCAAAAACATTAGCCCACATGCATAATGGCTCTAGGGGGGTTTTCAGTCTGTAATAAAATCACAACATAGTTGAAACAGAATCACAGATGTAGGTGTAAATCAGCCCCGTCTTAGCTAATTCTTACTGTTCTAATGACGGCAGTCCACCAAAGTCCAAAATACTCAGCTTCTCATCAGTTATTATGTGCAAGATCAAACCTACTTCCTTTTTGCATCCTTTTCAATATAGCAGCCAATACATTTCAATCATTTCAATGCATTTCCCTGTACTGAAGAGAGCAAACCCTGTTAAGATAAAACCCACTTATAACAAAAGCTAAGGGAAAAGCGTTTATGTATTTTCGAAGAACAAGTTCATTCGTCGCTTTACCTTAGGGAATGTGAAAGCAACCcgtttttttttgctatatcaAAACTTGGATGAGACTTCATAAGAACAGCTTTGGTCAGACAGTCTCATTTTAACAGAGGTACTGTACGAGTGTAATGGCTGTACTGAATCTGCCCACAGCTATGCATTTCAAATATTACTTCAGAGAATTCTGCAGCCGCCCACTGGCTTCTAAGCacattttggccatttttcCACTGAACTAATTACTGGAACCTGTAAAGCTGGAACCGTGATCTTTCCCCACTGGTCACTGGTTCAGTGCTGAAGGTACCAGACTGATCACTTTATGTTGTTCTCCTGTCTCTGACGACACTTGCAGCTGAAGCCAATGACTGGTGTGTTATGTTGAGTTGAGTGCTATGTTTAGAATGAATACTTTGTCAGGAGTTCACTAAGGAGGCATAAGCTAGTTAGGAAGCCAAAGCTATTAGCGTTTATACTAGTCGAGCAAGAGTTTGCTCACATTTTCCCCAAGACAGAAACTGGGAGCTTTGCTTGATTCGTCTCATAATTTTATGTAGACATTTTTGAGAGTTTGAGTGCCGAACAGCACAAATTGTTTCACATCAGCCAATAACTTAAGCTAACTGTATGTAGTAGGCAAGGCATCTTCTAATAACCCGAATTCCACTTCAGAGAGACATAAAAAGATCAGAAGACAATTACAACCATTTATCACGGTTATGATGATTCCAGCCCAGTCTGTAGGggtttttttaaacatgcttTTCTTCTTCAAAGTATAGAAACGTGTCAAAATGATTGTCCCTGGTAACagatcataaacacaaacctgACGAGTGGAGATCAAGTTGAAAAGTGCTGTAAAACCGCTTTGTACTGAAATCACATTAGCAACAGCTGATTACCCAATAGGGTGCCCGAGGGACACCGCTCCTCCGTTAACGTTAACTTTGCTCGGGTCGATGTCCAGCATCTTAATATTGGCCAGGACCACCACGCTGAAGGCCTCGTTTATTTCCCACATGGCAATATCATCCTTCTTAACACCGGCAGCCTCAAGTACCTAAACAAGTTACATGACTTAGCACAGAGTGGACTGAACAAGTTCACAAAACCGTTGATACTTTATCTCGacaaacagaatgaaaacaaGTGACCATTTGCTCACCTTGGGGACCGCATATGCCGGAGCGATGGGGAAATCAATGGGGGCAACAGCAGCATCAGCAAAAGCTAAAAATGAAGATGAGCACAACAACTGAATTAGCTCCAATAAGGAAACACAGGCCAGCCAGCAGAGTGGCCATTACAGAGATAATAAGGTTAATAAGACTAGGAGATTGGTAATACAGTCAAGTCTGTAAATATTCGCATGTTGACACAGCCATTTTTACTTTAGCTGTCCCCCACAGCATCCTGGTGTTTGAATTTACATAATGAACAAGCTCAAAGTGCAGTCGTCCAGCTTATTTAGTCCAGGGTATTTACAAATTAGTGACTGCATGGATGTGAATGGTGAAGGGATCACAACCATTTTGCATGTATAGCCCCATGTTTGTAGGGtccaaaaaactaaaaaattagACAACTGACTTCTTAGGTGCTCCATGGCCAAAGAAGCAGATTTAAGAGCTGATTCAAGAGTGGTATTTGCATCTGGAACCTGCTGCCATTAACACTTTATTCACACAGAGCTTCACTGCCATCAAGAGGCTGAAAAATCAAAGCGAACCCATCAGAGAGACAGGAAAAACATTAGGTGCTATCAACTATTCGACACGTTCTTAAAAAGAAAGAGCACACTGGTGAGCTCAAAAACACCAGAAGAACCTTAAGAAGGCAAATGTAAAccaaaaggttaaaaaaaaaaaacccaacatctTATGGACATATGGACAAAGAGACACTTGTCTCAGTATGATGGGGAGAATATGGAGAAAAGAAACcgctcatgatccaaagcacaccacctcatctgtgaagcatggtggaggtagtgttatggcACGGACATGTAGGACAGCCAATTAAACTGGTTTCCTTGTATTTGTTGATGTGACTGTTGGCAAAACCAGAAGGATGGAATCTGAAATGTACTTGGCTGGACTATCTGCTCAGTTTCAGTCATATGCTTCACAATGCAGAAGATCCAAAACACACCGAGTGTCTTTTTGATGCAAGTAAGTGAAGTATTTTGCAATAGACACATCAGTCATCTGATCTCAATCTAATCAAGCATGTATTTCACTTATTGAGGACAAAACTGAAGGTGAAACCACATAAGAACTAATAGGAACGGGGGGGGGCTTCTGGGAAGACTGTGtgtgaaaataatgcaaattcTTATACTATTCACCCCATTTGGATGGAAATACCCTCGAATTAGAGCTCTGCATTTCACATTTATATTCCATATTTAATTGTAACTCCATTGTGCTGTGGAATCCAATAACATCCAAAAATAACAATACCTTTGACATCATCCAAATACTTACGGACTGGACTGTAGTCAGGGTTGATTAAGAATGAGCCATTACATCAGGCAGCTCAGTTTGAAGCGCTCAATATTGCTCTTACCAACAATTCTTGCAAGAGGAACAACATTGAGTCTTTTGGCTGCATCTGCAGTCATCAGGACAACTGCAGCAGCGCCGTCATTCAGCGTGCTGGCGTTAGCTGCTGTCACTGTGCCTGCAGGAAaattttaagagaaaaaaatgaaaataaacagtcaGACCTGCTACTTCATACAAATCTAAAGCAATACAAAGCCTAAGGACATGTCTCATACCGTTCTCCTTCTGGAACACAGCCTTCAGTTTGGGCACCTTGCCAAAATCAACCTTTCtccattcttcatcctcctTCACCACAACATCTGGCTTGCCTAGATAGAGAAAAAGGAAATGTTGCACATATCAAAGCACTGCAAGAGTTGAGTATGAAGAAAATAGTAGTCTTTACTGTGGATGatcaaaaaataagtaaaaaaaaataaaaaagaatgagGCAAAAATTCATTACTTTTAACGCAAGTCAATGTAATCACATTTTCCCCCATTTTGACAGGCTGTAAATGGCAGCTGCTGCTCAAAAGATGCTAAagtaaactaaaaataatagtatactaaaaataaaacaggacaGCTACGATATAGTGCATGAAAAAAAGACCTCAGCCATTTTTGTTTGACCAAGATGCTGGATGGTGATCATTTGAATTTGTTCTTTTATTAATGtagtgatttatttacagtgaattATAGTTCAAACTGTAGACACTGTTGCGATTGTAACAGTggaaaatgtaactgctgagtCTTTCTACAAGTTTAAGCACTGATTTGCTGAAGATCTTCATTTTAGGGAACACTCATGTAGAAAAATCTGTGAGCAAATCTGTGAAGATAACTTAAGGTTGGAATGAAAACTCGCCAGACAAAATATGGTgcatcacaaaaaaataaaaataaaaaacaaacaaacaaaaaccaacattAACTGACTGTGCAAGGCATCACCTCTCTTAAATGTAGGCATGCATGAAAAACCTAATAAActcatttttagttttctacagcCTTATtcttatttctcattaaataAGATCAAAACAACATGTCAAAAATTAGGCCTTTTAGGGCAGTTAAGGAAACAGAATTACCTTCTGAGTTTTGTACACCTTGCAGCCCAAGCAGTTAAACTGACCTTTCTGTGGGATGCTCACTGGAACCACCTCTTTGGCCAGGATTCCTGACTCCCATGCTGCTCTGCTGCGTGTATAGGAGTTGATGGCATACGCATCCTGCTCCTCTCTAGAAATGCCGCTGTTCTTCGCTGTGTTTTCTGCACAGTTTCCCTAGGAATGAAGCATTTAATGGCAAAGAggaacatgcagggtgttgtaaggc
The DNA window shown above is from Pygocentrus nattereri isolate fPygNat1 chromosome 18, fPygNat1.pri, whole genome shotgun sequence and carries:
- the acat1 gene encoding acetyl-CoA acetyltransferase, mitochondrial; translated protein: MSSTALLTSQLGRQLTHKFLCRSLASRPSLNEVVIVSAARTPVGSFKGSLSSVPATKLGSVAIKGAIDQAGIPLEEVKEVYMGNVLQAGEGQAPTRQALLGAGLPLSTPATTVNKVCASGMKSIMLAAQSLMCGHQDVMVAGGMESMSHVPYVMAREPPPYGGVKMEDLIVKDGLTDVYNKCHMGNCAENTAKNSGISREEQDAYAINSYTRSRAAWESGILAKEVVPVSIPQKGKPDVVVKEDEEWRKVDFGKVPKLKAVFQKENGTVTAANASTLNDGAAAVVLMTADAAKRLNVVPLARIVAFADAAVAPIDFPIAPAYAVPKVLEAAGVKKDDIAMWEINEAFSVVVLANIKMLDIDPSKVNVNGGAVSLGHPIGMSGARIVGHMVHNLKSGQYGLAGICNGGGGASSILIQKY